A stretch of the Polluticoccus soli genome encodes the following:
- the ffh gene encoding signal recognition particle protein, whose translation MFENLSERLDAAFKQLKGEGRINEINVASTIKDIRRALVDADVNYKIAKEFTDRVKDKATGEKVLTAVSPGQLMVKIVKDELAELMGGTESEIDLNNKPTIILIAGLQGSGKTTFSGKLANFLKSKKGRNPLLVAADIYRPAAMEQLRVLGEQIKVPVHIEPDNKDAVSIAQNAVAEAKKNGNSVVIIDTAGRLAIDEAMMTEVANVKNAVQPHEILFVVDSMTGQDAVNTAKAFNDRLDFTGVVLTKLDGDTRGGAALTIKYTVNKPIKFVSMGEKLDTLDVFYPERMAQRILGMGDITTLVERAQAQYDEVQAKKLEKKIRANKFDFEDFKEQLGQIKKMGNIKDLLAMIPGIGKAIKDIDISDDAFKGIEAIINSMTPYERANPDEIDGSRRKRIAKGAGKDIAEVNAFMKQFEQMRQMMGQMGKMRGMMPGMGMPGMGGGMPFGKR comes from the coding sequence ATGTTCGAGAATCTTAGCGAGCGGTTAGATGCCGCGTTCAAGCAGCTCAAAGGCGAGGGCCGTATTAACGAGATCAACGTAGCTTCTACGATCAAAGATATCCGTCGTGCATTGGTTGATGCAGACGTTAACTATAAGATAGCCAAGGAGTTTACCGATAGGGTAAAGGACAAGGCAACAGGTGAGAAGGTATTGACAGCCGTATCTCCGGGTCAACTGATGGTGAAGATCGTGAAAGACGAACTGGCCGAGCTGATGGGTGGTACTGAGTCTGAGATCGACCTGAACAACAAACCTACTATCATCCTGATAGCGGGTCTGCAAGGTTCGGGTAAAACCACCTTCAGCGGTAAGCTGGCCAACTTCCTGAAAAGCAAAAAAGGCCGTAATCCGTTGCTGGTAGCTGCCGATATCTACCGTCCTGCGGCTATGGAGCAGTTGCGCGTACTTGGTGAGCAAATTAAGGTTCCGGTTCATATCGAACCTGATAATAAGGACGCGGTTTCCATCGCGCAGAACGCTGTAGCCGAAGCTAAAAAGAACGGCAATAGCGTAGTGATCATAGATACTGCAGGTCGCCTGGCTATCGACGAGGCGATGATGACCGAGGTGGCTAACGTGAAGAATGCCGTGCAGCCACATGAGATCCTGTTCGTAGTAGATTCTATGACCGGCCAGGATGCTGTGAACACAGCTAAAGCTTTTAACGACCGCCTCGACTTTACGGGTGTGGTACTGACCAAGCTGGATGGTGATACCCGCGGTGGTGCGGCGCTTACTATTAAGTACACAGTGAATAAGCCCATCAAGTTTGTAAGCATGGGCGAAAAGCTGGACACGCTGGATGTATTCTATCCTGAGCGTATGGCGCAGCGTATCCTCGGCATGGGTGATATCACTACGCTGGTGGAACGCGCCCAGGCACAGTACGACGAAGTCCAGGCTAAGAAACTGGAAAAGAAGATCCGCGCCAACAAGTTTGACTTTGAAGACTTCAAAGAGCAGCTGGGCCAGATCAAGAAGATGGGTAACATTAAAGACCTGCTGGCAATGATACCTGGTATTGGTAAAGCCATCAAGGATATTGATATCTCTGACGATGCATTCAAGGGTATCGAAGCGATCATTAACTCTATGACGCCTTACGAGCGCGCTAATCCTGACGAGATCGACGGTAGTCGCCGCAAACGCATAGCGAAGGGTGCAGGTAAAGACATAGCCGAGGTAAACGCCTTTATGAAGCAGTTTGAACAAATGCGCCAGATGATGGGGCAGATGGGCAAGATGCGTGGCATGATGCCCGGCATGGGTATGCCGGGTATGGGTGGCGGTATGCCATTTGGCAAGAGATAA
- a CDS encoding acyloxyacyl hydrolase, with protein sequence MKRILLSALLAASLPALAQTEKGRLMVGVGLADISAGIQPGGGDGVDYFSVNINPSAGYFVAKNLAVGTSIGLGWGKSGGSSIINYGVHPFARYYFGEKKTRLFAQAGAGIYAYRMSHTVPPNDNGSMFTFAAGPGVTHFLNQNVAIESSLMFRGTKQNDMPDMSYTPSLNFGFQIYLNGFKKAKPAQASTAE encoded by the coding sequence ATGAAACGAATACTACTATCTGCCTTGCTGGCGGCATCGTTGCCAGCACTCGCGCAAACAGAAAAAGGAAGACTCATGGTGGGCGTAGGCCTGGCCGATATTTCGGCAGGTATACAGCCCGGAGGTGGTGATGGGGTTGACTACTTCAGCGTAAACATCAACCCGAGCGCAGGCTACTTTGTGGCTAAAAACCTGGCTGTAGGAACCAGCATAGGATTAGGCTGGGGTAAGTCAGGTGGGTCCAGCATCATTAACTATGGTGTGCATCCATTTGCGCGTTATTACTTCGGCGAAAAGAAAACCAGGCTTTTTGCCCAGGCTGGTGCAGGAATTTATGCCTATAGAATGTCACATACAGTTCCTCCCAATGATAATGGCAGCATGTTCACTTTTGCAGCTGGTCCGGGTGTGACACACTTTCTCAACCAAAATGTTGCCATAGAGTCAAGCCTGATGTTCCGAGGAACAAAACAAAACGACATGCCGGATATGTCTTATACACCCTCGCTTAACTTTGGTTTCCAGATATACCTGAACGGGTTTAAGAAGGCAAAACCTGCACAGGCATCTACTGCG